A segment of the bacterium genome:
AGCGTATACCAGAGATTGAAAACCAGATAAAACAAATTAGATCCAAGCCCCAAGACGAAATAACACAAGCTGAAATCGAAATTTTACAGGAAGAAAAACAGGAAATTAAAAATTCTAAAAACAAACTGGAGCCAAAAGCCCCTTATGACGTGGTTGTAATGTTTGATGTTCCGACACCGGAAAGGTTTACGGGAGCATTCAAAAAGTATCTTGTAGACGAAAACGGAAATCCTGCCAAAAATTCAAGAGGAGAAGATGTAAAAGTCATTTATATTGACCACCATCCTCACAGAATACAGGAATGGAAAGACTCAGAAGCCAAAACAGGCGTAGATATGGAAAAAATTCACAAAGAAGGGTTAGCATGGATAGCAGATGCAGTTCCTGCGGCAACAGAACTTGTCGGAATCCTTGCATCAAAGTTAATTCCTGATTTAAACAAAATCGGAAGCGGAGAAACGACTGCCGAGAAACTATATCCGGATAAAAACAAACAAAATACCCTTAAATCACTGGTTTCAAGCCTTGTTATAGGTATGTCAACCGATACGGGTTCATTCTTGAGGACAGCAAACCTGCTTCCTCAAGATATGCTGAAACCTGCCAGACAAAGACCGAACTTTATGCCGGAAGGCGTTTCGAAATGGCTTATGGGATTAACCAGCGGCCTGACGGGAAATATTAACAAAAAATGGCTGCGGGAAGTTGCATATGATCTTGAAGACAGAAAAATCCCGAAGCTTCCTTTAACAGCAAGGGAAACAATGCTTAATTACTCAATGAAAGGCAAAATACTCAACGAAGATTTGAGCCTCGGTGTCGTTCAAGTTGATTATGACCAAATGTTTGATGTCTGGAATCTTGCGAGGAAGTCGGAAATTTTAAACAAAGGCAAAGCAAAAACCACTTTCCTCGATGTCCAAAACGCATTTAAGGGCGGAAACGTAATGAATATACTTCGTAGCGACCCGACCAAGCATCAGGACAAGAAACCCCATCATGGTATGACAGAAACAGAAAAAGCAGCTCAGGAAGACTATGAAGGCGCTTACGATCAACACAGAATCGCAGTGTTAATTTGTCAAGATAAAAAGGCAGGATGCATTGATGAAAAACTTGATATAGCAGAGCAAAACGCTTTAAGACTGTCATTTAGATCAAAAGACGGAACAATTCACGCTGAACTTCTTGCCAATTTGTTTGGAGGAGGAGGACACGGCGGTGCATCAGGAGGACGTGTAGCCCTTCCCAACGTTACTCCGGCCACTCCTTTAGGCGTGGAAATAGACGGTAAAAAAGCAACCAGCCCGAAAGAAATCTTTAATCAACTGAATGAAAACTATAAAATTATGAATAACGAGAGCCTTTCAGATGAAGCGAAACAGGAAAAGCTCAAAAAAGTCGAAGTTGTCCTTGATAAAAACGGCAAAACATGCGCTGAACTCATTAAAGATGTAGTAGTTGAAATAAGAAAAGCAGACGACACAACAGCAGGAGCAGAAAAAAAGAACGTCATTGCTTTCAAACCACCGGTAGGCAGAAGATGGAAAAAATAATTGTACAGTACACCTGAGAATTTAACCGGACACCTCCTGCAATTAAGGAATAGCTTATGATAAACACACAATATTATTATGTAAAACCGAATACAAACCGCCAAACCGCCCAAAATCCGTTTAAGGGTCAACTGCCAAGCGTCAATCAAAACAGGTATCCCCTGACAGAAGATACAGTAAGCTTTTGCGCAAGAAAAACTTCCGTAGATAAAAACTCTAAACGTGAATTAAACATCCATGAACATGATTTAAACGAAATGAAAGCCTTTCTGGGGGAAATTAGCAATATTCGGGATGTAAAGTTAACGCAGCAGCAAAAAGACGAGCTAAAACAATTAGATGATAAACTTAAAGAAAAAGAAATTTATCTTGAAAAAATAGCCGGAAGGCAAAAAAAAGCTGCAATTTACGAAAAATTAGAGCCGAAAATCGAGACAGTAAAAAAACTGAGGGAATCACGAAACAACCTTACACAGCAGGCAAATAACCTTAAAGTTAAACTAACCGCAGAAATTGACCTAACTTATAAAAATACACTTAACCTAAAATCGCAATCCGAGCCGGATTTCAGAAAAAATCTTGCCGAAGTTAAGGGTATTAAGCCTTTTAACCTTGACAACGCCGAATCAAGAATTTCTTCTTTATCTAAATATTTAAAAGAAAAAATGGTAGGATTTGAAGTCCCCGAATACGAGTTTGACCCTGCTTCTGACGGGGTTAAAAGAGAAAAAAAGGGCGGATATCATTGGTTTGAGAGAGGTCTGCAAAATCTTTTAATAGGAAGCAAAAAAGCGGATTTGCAGCCGGAAGAGTACAAAGACACTGCGCAAGAACTGTTCGGTTTGTTGTCCCTTCACGATAAATACTGGAAATCATCCGAATTTTCAGATTATCTGGCTTCATTAAAGACGAGCAAAACGATAAATCAAGATCAAACAAAAGCTGTAAATGCAACAATAGAAGCAATAAAAGAATTACAGGAAGTAAATAGAGTCAAAAGAATATCTTTTGGAGCAAAAGAAATAGTAAAAATGCAGGAAAGAACGTTTACTCCGATGAAACGTATGCCCGAAATACTTAAAAGTTCTGCATATACAGGAGTTCATCTGAGTTCCTTTTCCGAAACCGATGACGCAAAAATAAGCACAGATCATATAATCCCTCATTGCTGGGAAAACAGTAAGAATGATGATGGGAATTTCCTTATTACCGACGCTGAATCTAATTATAACAGAGGCACATTGCCGCTTCTCGACTATTTAAAAGGCGCAAATTCCCGCTGATAACCTTCTTAAATGATTTACTCACGATTAACCCGCTTGAAAAAGGTTCGTGCTTATAATTCTTTTGTAGTTTTTATCGTATTTAATATTGATGTACCCATGTACATACATTTTTTATATTTATGTATTGACGTGTAAATACAATATGCTATAATTGAATTATAGAAAGGGTTGCAAATGAAAATCAAATTTAGTTACGATAAAAACTATAACAAGCCACATCATCAAGTTAGTCATTCAGATATAACAGAGAATGAAATTTTAGAAGTTTTTTCAAATACTTATATAAAGTTTCTTGATAAAGGCAGAGTTTATAGAGTTATAGGACATACAAATTTAAAAAGATTTTTAATTATAGTCGCGGTATTTCCTAAAAACCCTGAAACAATAAATGTAATAACGGCATATCCTGCTAAAAAAATTCATATAATTAAGTATCATCAGGAGGTAAATAAAAATGACTAAAAAATGTAAAACATGCGGCACTGAACTTTATAGGGACGAAAATAATGAATTATTCTGTGCTAATTGCGAGGCGGAAGAATATTTAACTTCTTTTAATGAAAATGATGACCTTTGGCTAAATAATAAACCCGTATTGGTAAAACCTGAGACAAAATCAATAACAATAAGATTAAACGTTGTAGATATTCAAAGAGCTAAGAAAATTGCTTCTGAAAAAAATGTTCCGTATCAGACTTTATTAAAAGAAATTATTCATAAAAATTTAGCTTAATTTTAACTATCTCTACTCGATATAGTCCGATAATAATTCTTTTGTAATTTTATGTGTATTTACATTGTATGGTCAATGTAATATAATATAAAAACAAAGGAGTTTTTAATGTACAAAATTTATGAAGTTGAAAACCATAATTTTTATATTAAATATGATTTGGTTGACAGCGATTATATACCTCACATAACTTATAGACATTTTATATTACCGGAAGATGCTATTAAAACATATTTTAATATAACAAAACAAAGGTATAACGAGGACAATAAAAGATATGAGGCTTATTCAAAAGATACTGGTATAACAATTTATTATACTTTTAAACATAATAAAAAAGATGAAATATTAATTATAACCGCCTTTTAGGAGACAAAATTATGAAAGAAATTAAAATAACTTCAATTAAAGACTCAGATTTAACCCCTGAAGAAGAAGCAGAATTTGACAAAATGATTGAAGAAGTAGAAAAAGAACTTGAATCAAAAAGTAAGCCTGTTACTTTGAGGCTTTCCATTTCGGAAATAGAACGCTGCAAAAAAATTGCCGCCAAAAAAGGCTTACCATATCAAACTTATATAAAATCCGTTTTAAAACAGGCTTTGGACAAGGACGAAGCTGCTTAAAACAAAACTATTTCGTCTAGAAACAGTCCGATAATGTTTCTTTTGTATTTCGGGATTAAAAACAAAATTTACTAAGTAAACTACAGGGACAAAATTTAACATGCCCTTAAAAGCGATTCCAGAGGGGTAAGTTTAAATATAAAATCCGATTTTCTGAAATAAAGAAAAGTTTGTCAAGAAAAGAATTTCCGAAAATCAGAAAAAATTTTTCATGACAAACTTGAGGAAATTTGAAACTACAAATGTAATAATTAAACACAAGAAATTTTTTTGAATTTGTTAAATGCAAAAATCAAGTTTTTACAGGAATATTTTTTGATTTTGAGATTAATTTGTCGAGATACCACTGGGACTTTTTCCTGATGAAATTCCCGACATCCTGCGCCTTAATTTCAGGATAGGGCGGAAGAAAACAAATATCGATTTTCCCTGCGCTTGTGGTATCAGGATGTTTCAGACCAAATTCCATGTGTGTCATAAGAATATCAGGAGAAAGAACATCATGCCCTTCTTGAAAAGCCAGTAATGCATTAGTTTCAAAAAGCTTTTCCACCTGAATTTTAGTTAATTTAAATTTCCCCGATGTTTCAGGAGAAATAAAGCCGGCCATCCCGCAAACAGCAACACCTATTGACATAGTATTTCCTCCGCCTGTGTGCGCCGCATAATCACCGACAGAAGTGCA
Coding sequences within it:
- a CDS encoding CopG family antitoxin, translated to MKEIKITSIKDSDLTPEEEAEFDKMIEEVEKELESKSKPVTLRLSISEIERCKKIAAKKGLPYQTYIKSVLKQALDKDEAA